Proteins from a genomic interval of Candidatus Flexicrinis proximus:
- a CDS encoding GyrI-like domain-containing protein produces the protein MTSNQITPPQTVDRPERHYAGIMVHTTMAELGKNCVNAMDELETWIARSGVEVDGPPFWRYAVINMEGLMQVEVGFPFSAPVTPTGSVRAGILPAGQYLTTVYTGPWEGDGLYHATGELLAWGDKNQVAWDRWESPDGDAWAARLEWYMTDPAHEPDPRKYVTELAFKLR, from the coding sequence ATGACCTCCAACCAGATCACCCCTCCGCAGACGGTCGACCGTCCTGAACGCCATTACGCCGGCATCATGGTCCACACCACCATGGCCGAACTGGGCAAGAACTGCGTCAACGCCATGGACGAGCTGGAGACGTGGATCGCGCGTTCCGGCGTCGAGGTCGATGGTCCACCGTTCTGGCGTTACGCCGTCATCAATATGGAGGGGCTGATGCAAGTGGAGGTCGGATTTCCGTTCTCCGCGCCGGTGACTCCCACCGGCAGCGTGCGGGCGGGAATATTGCCGGCTGGCCAGTATCTGACCACCGTGTATACCGGCCCCTGGGAAGGCGACGGTCTGTATCACGCCACCGGGGAACTTCTGGCCTGGGGAGACAAGAATCAGGTCGCCTGGGATCGCTGGGAGTCGCCGGACGGGGATGCCTGGGCCGCCCGTCTGGAGTGGTACATGACTGATCCCGCCCACGAACCCGACCCGCGCAAATACGTCACCGAACTGGCCTTCAAGCTGCGCTAG